A segment of the Streptomyces sp. ITFR-21 genome:
GAGGCACCATCGCCAGCCGGTGGCAGGGCGACGGGTACGCGGCCGAGGCCGCGGGGCAGGAGGTGCTGGCCGCCGGGGCCGTACCGGAGAGCGTGGACGTGACGGTGGTGGACCTGTTCACCGTGAACAGCTCCCGGCTGACCACCGACCACCAGCTGCGGCTGCTGCACACCGTGCACGAGGTGCTGGCCGACCCCTCGGTGGACGGCGTGGTCGTCACCCACGGGACCGACACCCTGGAGGAGTCGGCGTTCTTCCTGGACCTCTTCCACCGCGACCGGCGCCCGGTGGTCTTCACCGGCGCCCAGCGGCCGCTGGACGCCGAGGACGGTGACGCGGCGGGCAACCTCTACGACGCGCTGCTGACCGCCGCCACCGGCCGCGACATCGGCGCGGTGATCGTCTTCGCGGGCCAGGTCTTCGCCGCCCGCGGCACCGTGAAGAAGCACACCGTGGACGCGCGGGCCTTCGGCGACCCGGACGGACTGCCGCTGGGCCGGGTCGAGTTCGGCCGGGTCAGCTGGGGCCGGCGGCGCAGCCGGCCGGCCGCGCTGCCGCTGCCGGCGCCCAGGGCCGCCGCCCCCAGGGTGGACATCCTGATGCACCACAGCGACGGCGACGCCGTCCTGCTCGACGCCTCGCTGGCGGCCGGCGCCCGGGGCGTCGTGGTGGTCGGCACGGGCGCGGG
Coding sequences within it:
- a CDS encoding asparaginase domain-containing protein, with protein sequence MRHVVVISTGGTIASRWQGDGYAAEAAGQEVLAAGAVPESVDVTVVDLFTVNSSRLTTDHQLRLLHTVHEVLADPSVDGVVVTHGTDTLEESAFFLDLFHRDRRPVVFTGAQRPLDAEDGDAAGNLYDALLTAATGRDIGAVIVFAGQVFAARGTVKKHTVDARAFGDPDGLPLGRVEFGRVSWGRRRSRPAALPLPAPRAAAPRVDILMHHSDGDAVLLDASLAAGARGVVVVGTGAGNANPQVAGSVARATADGVLVAVSTRVAAGAVAPLYTGGGAVDLAAAGALLAGTLRPGQARIAVLAALLAAGAPGADGADAAQILRGILEAAPQALPVSELYLIDRVGK